Proteins found in one Homalodisca vitripennis isolate AUS2020 chromosome 4, UT_GWSS_2.1, whole genome shotgun sequence genomic segment:
- the LOC124361326 gene encoding intermediate filament protein ifa-1-like, protein MFSQTVVLFFLCGFYEYCASAKSPVIEELERELNETKAAIYEVKRRNTCLEHLISDFELDFKRNVAELEVQNANVSEEVLKETAKIKELYINLTNLEETKLLLEREIAELQHWIEVRKLGIMFINQDIKLYRERIENDSAEKCFEFQEPVPMLLGRSDIDKYMVFMLQNELNQTRTTLNYLRSVQKELQMKLDQLTPYYKLKIDNLSELLERNIQDEEHAKETVKKFEMELKELFARISELTVEKNDLIKEQEKIKHDVVDLRIVLSNIKKEIACFEKLELMVLNTTPF, encoded by the coding sequence ATGTTTTCTCAGACTGTCGTGCTGTTTTTTCTGTGCGGTTTTTATGAATACTGTGCGTCTGCTAAAAGCCCAGTTATTGAAGAATTAGAAAGGGAACTTAATGAAACTAAGGCAGCAATTTATGAGGTTAAACGGAGAAATACGTGCCTTGAACATCTAATTTCAGATTTTGAACTGGACTTCAAGAGGAACGTAGCAGAATTAGAGGTTCAAAATGCAAATGTCTCGGAGGAAGTTCTAAAGGAGACAGCGAAAATCAAAGAACTGTACATAAATCTGACGAATCTCGAAGAAACGAAATTGCTTCTAGAGAGAGAAATTGCAGAACTCCAACACTGGATAGAAGTGAGAAAGCTGGGCATCATGTTTATCAATCAAGACATAAAATTGTATAGAGAGAGAATAGAAAACGATTCTGCTGAGAAGTGCTTTGAGTTCCAAGAACCCGTACCAATGCTGCTTGGGCGGTCCGACATAGATAAATACATGGTCTTTATGCTTCAGAACGAATTGAATCAAACTAGGACAACGTTGAACTACTTACGGTCTGTGCAGAAAGAACTGCAAATGAAACTGGATCAATTGACTCcatattacaaacttaaaattgataatttatcaGAGTTACTTGAGAGAAACATACAAGATGAAGAACACGCGAAAGAAACTGTGAAGAAATTTGAAATGGAATTAAAGGAATTGTTTGCTAGGATATCGGAGTTAACAGTGGAAAAGAATGATTTAATAAAGGagcaagaaaaaattaaacatgacGTGGTCGATCTAAGAATTGTTCTATCAaatattaagaaagaaattgcTTGCTTTGAAAAACTGGAACTGATGGTCTTGAATACAACTCCTTTCTAA